The following coding sequences are from one Candidatus Nitrosopumilus sp. SW window:
- a CDS encoding 4-phosphopantoate--beta-alanine ligase: protein MSLIPKSHPRAKSLLIREKLVSGFDKGLVAKEGLLAQGRGEAFDYLLGEKTNQAAKRAIKAAAAQLLQAQRPVISVNGNVAALCPKEIIKLSKQIKAKLEVNLFYTNEKRKQAIIKTLKKNGAKEILGTNSANSTKLPGIDSARRIVDKDGIFAADVVVVPLEDGDRTMALRNAGKIVITFDLNPLSRTAQTANITIVDNVTRAIELLISESKKLAKRNETSLQKIILDFDNKKNLTENVIQIKNNLTRRARIA, encoded by the coding sequence ATGTCATTAATTCCAAAGTCACATCCAAGGGCAAAGTCACTTTTAATTCGTGAAAAACTTGTTAGTGGTTTTGACAAAGGATTAGTAGCTAAAGAAGGACTTTTGGCTCAAGGAAGAGGAGAGGCATTTGACTATTTACTTGGTGAAAAGACAAATCAGGCTGCAAAACGGGCCATAAAGGCAGCAGCTGCACAATTACTCCAGGCTCAAAGACCAGTTATCTCAGTTAATGGAAATGTTGCAGCCTTGTGCCCAAAGGAGATTATCAAATTATCAAAGCAAATCAAAGCCAAACTAGAGGTAAATCTATTCTATACAAATGAGAAGAGAAAGCAAGCAATTATCAAAACTCTCAAAAAAAATGGTGCAAAAGAAATTCTAGGTACAAATTCAGCAAATTCTACAAAATTACCAGGAATCGATTCAGCACGAAGAATAGTAGACAAGGATGGAATTTTTGCAGCTGATGTTGTAGTTGTTCCATTAGAAGATGGTGATAGAACTATGGCATTAAGAAATGCAGGGAAAATAGTCATAACATTTGATCTAAACCCCCTTTCACGAACTGCACAGACTGCCAATATTACAATTGTAGATAATGTAACACGAGCAATAGAGTTACTAATTTCTGAATCAAAAAAATTAGCAAAGAGAAATGAAACAAGTCTTCAAAAAATAATTTTAGATTTTGATAACAAGAAAAATCTGACAGAAAATGTGATTCAGATAAAAAATAATCTAACACGGAGGGCAAGGATTGCATAA
- the coaBC gene encoding bifunctional phosphopantothenoylcysteine decarboxylase/phosphopantothenate--cysteine ligase CoaBC, whose protein sequence is MADKKKVNEHPSLDIVSSHGVELTGKRIVLCVAGSVAAYKAIELARLLMRHGADVTCLASGAVTKLIQPDYFKWATGNDVITKLTGKLEHIKLADYNQSDLVIVYPATANTLGKLANGIDDTPISTVLTVGFGSKIPILMCLAMHESMYDNSAVKKNIKFLKNKIQFLSPQMIEGKAKAPEPEDVLDFVLKKFGFSSTLENKKVLMTAGPTIEYIDPIRVITNLSSGKTGVLLAAELISAGAKVTLIYGPGNEEPPKGAKIINVTTNKEMFDATKKELEKKYDIVIMAAAVSDYTPEKLSKSKIKSNKKSLTIRLKKTPKIIDQVKKSQKNTILVGFKAETNLSKSALIKSAKTKLKESNADLIIANDIGTKYQKNPNNNQIIIVDDKKTTTSGWKKKEKIVKMIRKEIEKKIK, encoded by the coding sequence TTGGCAGATAAAAAGAAAGTAAACGAACACCCATCACTAGATATTGTTTCATCACACGGTGTGGAATTAACAGGGAAAAGAATTGTTTTGTGTGTAGCTGGAAGTGTTGCAGCATACAAAGCAATAGAGCTTGCAAGATTACTCATGAGACATGGTGCAGATGTAACATGTTTAGCAAGTGGAGCAGTAACAAAACTGATCCAGCCTGATTATTTTAAATGGGCTACAGGAAATGATGTAATTACAAAACTTACAGGTAAACTAGAGCACATAAAATTGGCTGATTACAATCAATCAGACCTAGTAATTGTATATCCAGCTACAGCAAATACTCTGGGAAAACTAGCAAATGGTATTGATGATACTCCAATTTCAACGGTTCTAACTGTGGGATTTGGTTCTAAAATTCCAATTTTGATGTGTTTGGCAATGCATGAATCAATGTATGACAATTCTGCTGTAAAAAAGAACATTAAATTTCTAAAAAACAAAATTCAATTTCTTTCCCCACAAATGATTGAAGGAAAAGCTAAAGCTCCTGAACCTGAAGACGTTTTAGATTTTGTACTAAAGAAATTTGGATTTTCATCTACACTAGAAAATAAAAAAGTGTTAATGACTGCAGGTCCAACAATAGAATACATTGATCCAATTAGAGTAATTACAAATCTTAGTTCAGGAAAAACAGGAGTACTATTAGCTGCAGAATTAATCTCAGCTGGTGCCAAAGTCACTTTAATTTATGGTCCAGGAAATGAGGAACCACCAAAAGGTGCCAAAATAATCAATGTTACAACAAACAAAGAGATGTTTGATGCAACAAAAAAAGAACTAGAGAAAAAATACGATATTGTAATTATGGCGGCAGCTGTATCAGACTATACTCCTGAAAAATTATCAAAATCTAAGATAAAGAGTAACAAAAAATCACTTACAATTAGGCTCAAAAAGACACCAAAAATCATTGATCAAGTAAAAAAATCTCAAAAAAATACCATATTGGTTGGATTCAAAGCAGAAACAAATCTATCAAAATCTGCTCTAATCAAATCGGCTAAAACAAAATTAAAAGAATCTAATGCGGATTTAATCATTGCAAATGACATTGGTACAAAATATCAAAAGAATCCAAACAATAATCAGATCATAATTGTTGATGACAAAAAAACAACAACATCAGGATGGAAGAAAAAAGAAAAAATCGTAA
- a CDS encoding winged helix-turn-helix transcriptional regulator has translation MDNLDMKILSRLLNNCRESDRQIGKELGLSGGAVRARIKKMQESGVIEEFVIKIEPPTLGHGVLYFVVSGENIQEILEQVSLVGEPYIVVPCIGGVTVCGIAIQEKLEQKIDLAKKLMKDLRVLSIFEAENSAFNSNLTKTDLEILEELIKEPRQKIEKIAKNTNLSTKTVTRCIEKLHDNDGFQFTLIYDPKKIEDFIPHAVLTWIDGDLKDALENLNNTFSESYLQIPFIAKNQIVLFLYSDSIFKMDELTQKVRTSKNVKSADLFIPKKISFYTNWIKKSIEESKKSPKLHLTYQTN, from the coding sequence ATGGACAATTTAGATATGAAAATTTTGAGCAGGCTGCTCAACAATTGCCGGGAATCAGATAGACAGATTGGAAAAGAACTAGGACTATCAGGAGGAGCGGTTCGAGCAAGAATAAAAAAAATGCAAGAAAGCGGAGTAATTGAAGAATTTGTCATCAAAATCGAACCACCAACTTTGGGTCATGGTGTATTGTACTTTGTAGTATCAGGAGAAAATATTCAAGAGATTTTAGAGCAAGTCAGTTTAGTAGGTGAGCCATACATTGTGGTTCCATGTATTGGTGGAGTAACAGTATGTGGTATTGCTATTCAAGAAAAATTAGAGCAAAAGATTGATCTTGCAAAAAAATTGATGAAAGATCTTAGAGTATTGTCAATTTTTGAAGCTGAAAATTCAGCATTTAATTCAAATTTGACAAAAACAGATTTAGAAATTTTAGAGGAATTAATTAAAGAACCAAGACAAAAAATTGAAAAAATTGCAAAGAATACAAATCTATCAACAAAGACAGTAACAAGATGTATAGAAAAACTACATGATAATGATGGTTTTCAATTCACTTTAATTTATGATCCTAAAAAAATTGAAGATTTTATCCCTCATGCAGTACTTACATGGATTGATGGAGATTTGAAAGATGCATTAGAAAATTTGAATAATACATTTTCAGAATCATATTTACAAATTCCATTTATTGCAAAAAACCAAATTGTGTTATTTTTGTATAGTGATAGTATATTCAAAATGGATGAATTAACACAAAAAGTTAGAACAAGTAAAAATGTAAAATCAGCAGACCTGTTCATCCCTAAAAAAATCTCATTTTATACAAATTGGATAAAAAAATCAATTGAAGAGTCAAAGAAATCACCAAAATTACATCTTACATATCAAACCAATTAA
- a CDS encoding ABC transporter permease: MLFNKKGSLIGAVLAVTIGILVIHVNFVIFQGLFDAIVRDISDYRNGDILVTDEADYIDKSDLSVVSWFERIPYVEAATPRLSSTAEMNMTKNGKLIEETRVPIVGIDPFRDIRASTVHETVSEGSYVFSRNSIVLGSNVARDLGGAQVGDSVKVLVVDRWGEDQIRRFTVSGIAKSPGGQGFDYTAVIHIDTLRDMMNRPGDTGSFMVKLNDPTKAFEVKEFFLRSFPNDDFKAETIEESAEEQLAGFRSGIAMINMIGYFGMMSSAFAIVTIQMMLVNGKTREIGVMRSIGAKRKDILIIFIFQGMIIGAIGAGVGTAAGLGYTFYAKETKMSFNNSLPLEVTYNWEKIIQTALTSFILAIIASLYPSYRATKLLPVEAMRTV; the protein is encoded by the coding sequence ATGCTATTCAACAAAAAAGGAAGCTTGATTGGAGCAGTTTTAGCAGTTACAATTGGAATTTTAGTTATTCATGTAAATTTTGTAATTTTCCAAGGATTGTTTGATGCAATTGTTAGAGATATTAGCGATTACAGAAATGGTGACATTCTTGTTACTGATGAAGCAGACTATATCGATAAATCTGATTTATCTGTTGTAAGTTGGTTTGAAAGAATTCCATATGTGGAGGCGGCAACACCGCGGCTTTCATCAACTGCCGAAATGAATATGACAAAAAATGGAAAACTAATTGAAGAAACACGTGTACCCATAGTTGGAATTGATCCCTTTAGAGATATCCGAGCATCAACTGTTCATGAAACTGTTTCAGAAGGAAGTTACGTTTTTTCAAGAAATTCTATTGTATTAGGTTCTAATGTTGCAAGAGATCTTGGTGGAGCTCAAGTTGGTGACAGTGTCAAAGTTCTAGTAGTTGATAGATGGGGAGAAGATCAAATCAGAAGATTTACTGTTTCAGGAATTGCAAAGTCACCTGGTGGACAAGGGTTTGATTATACAGCAGTTATTCATATTGATACTTTACGTGACATGATGAATAGACCTGGTGATACAGGATCTTTTATGGTAAAACTAAATGATCCAACAAAAGCATTTGAAGTAAAGGAATTCTTCTTACGTTCATTTCCAAATGATGATTTTAAAGCTGAAACAATAGAAGAATCAGCTGAAGAACAACTAGCTGGTTTTAGATCTGGTATTGCAATGATTAACATGATTGGTTATTTTGGAATGATGTCTTCAGCTTTTGCTATTGTAACTATTCAGATGATGTTAGTAAATGGAAAAACTCGTGAAATTGGTGTAATGAGATCTATTGGAGCAAAAAGAAAAGATATTCTAATTATATTTATTTTCCAAGGAATGATAATTGGAGCAATTGGTGCTGGTGTAGGCACAGCTGCAGGCTTGGGTTATACATTTTATGCAAAGGAAACTAAAATGTCGTTTAACAATAGTTTGCCTCTTGAGGTTACCTATAACTGGGAGAAGATTATCCAAACCGCTTTGACTTCGTTTATTTTGGCAATTATTGCATCACTCTATCCCTCGTATAGGGCAACTAAGCTATTACCTGTGGAGGCGATGAGAACTGTCTAA
- a CDS encoding NUDIX hydrolase codes for MKKKKIYEGKILGLSVYDGKIEGRKVKREVIEHRGAAAMLAFDEDKKVILVKQHRFPHGYVLEIPAGTLEKREQPIKCAFRELEEETGYRAKKMTPLITYYPSIGYNSEIIHCFVASGLKKIADLKLDDDEILSVMKVDMKKLLSMIKSGKIQDSKTICAVLTYAAKKKLY; via the coding sequence ATGAAGAAGAAAAAGATCTATGAAGGAAAAATCCTAGGTCTTAGTGTTTATGATGGAAAAATTGAAGGAAGGAAAGTAAAACGAGAAGTAATAGAACACAGAGGAGCTGCTGCTATGCTTGCCTTTGATGAAGATAAAAAAGTAATTTTAGTAAAGCAACATAGATTTCCACATGGATATGTTTTAGAGATTCCTGCAGGAACATTAGAAAAAAGAGAGCAGCCTATCAAATGTGCATTTAGAGAATTAGAAGAAGAAACAGGATACAGAGCAAAGAAAATGACTCCGCTAATCACTTACTACCCATCAATTGGCTATAATTCAGAGATTATCCACTGTTTTGTAGCCTCAGGATTGAAGAAAATTGCAGATTTGAAACTTGATGACGATGAGATTCTCTCAGTAATGAAAGTGGATATGAAAAAACTGCTTAGCATGATAAAGTCTGGAAAAATTCAAGATTCAAAGACCATATGCGCCGTTTTAACATATGCTGCAAAAAAGAAGCTATACTAA
- a CDS encoding phosphate uptake regulator PhoU, translated as MTKFVRRLQRIGSSILVSLPKEWVDANKLDKSSQVELETGQDSISISANRETRPTKEVVISYPLPKEENIVADITGAYLLGYDIIEINSDSIIPGEDREKIRNSMRRLVGMEIIEEDSSHINMQFLLDSTTLNPEKILKRMSSIALGMYDDASNGLIADDKSNLQTLSKRDAEVNRQYFLLVRLIRSTLVDKRLANAFNLENIDVLDYRVAANLLENAGDSIVELSDFIYNSSLSKEQYKKIHDVVKDFNTLAEKSIDAFTKPDRLLAIEAISLHKKFEEQLGKLRTTLGNKKEIPIDFLDMVFMFERIAQSWADVADLVQPIYNE; from the coding sequence TTGACTAAATTTGTTAGACGCCTGCAAAGAATAGGAAGTAGCATTCTAGTTTCACTCCCAAAAGAATGGGTTGATGCAAACAAACTGGACAAAAGCAGTCAAGTTGAACTTGAAACTGGTCAGGACAGTATTTCAATTTCTGCAAACAGAGAAACTCGTCCGACAAAAGAAGTTGTAATATCATATCCCTTACCAAAAGAAGAAAATATTGTAGCTGACATTACTGGTGCTTATCTTTTAGGATATGATATTATTGAGATTAATTCTGATTCTATAATTCCAGGTGAAGATAGAGAAAAAATTCGTAATTCTATGAGACGACTTGTTGGAATGGAAATAATTGAAGAGGATTCTTCTCACATTAACATGCAGTTTCTATTAGATTCTACAACACTCAATCCTGAAAAAATTCTCAAACGTATGAGTTCTATTGCTCTTGGAATGTATGATGATGCATCAAATGGATTAATTGCAGATGATAAATCAAATTTGCAAACATTATCAAAACGTGATGCAGAAGTAAATAGACAATATTTCTTACTTGTACGATTAATTCGTAGTACACTTGTTGATAAAAGATTAGCAAATGCATTTAATTTAGAAAACATCGATGTTCTTGATTATAGAGTTGCAGCAAACCTTCTGGAGAATGCTGGTGATTCTATTGTAGAACTTTCTGATTTTATTTACAATTCATCTTTGTCAAAAGAACAATATAAAAAAATCCATGATGTTGTAAAAGACTTTAACACATTAGCAGAAAAATCAATTGATGCTTTTACAAAACCTGATAGGCTTTTAGCAATTGAAGCAATATCTTTACACAAAAAATTCGAAGAACAACTTGGTAAACTTAGAACCACATTAGGCAACAAAAAAGAAATTCCAATAGATTTTCTTGATATGGTGTTTATGTTTGAGCGAATAGCTCAATCTTGGGCTGATGTGGCAGATCTTGTACAACCAATCTATAATGAATAG
- a CDS encoding pantoate kinase: MEGTAFCPAHITGFFKAHLENNQNNLENLGSMGAGFSIKQGVTTKVRIDERNNQESNFRITTKGYQSDKTDVSEFVLNEFLKIGNFEDKFFDIEHEISIPVGYGLGSSSAVALSLSFALDQALETKLDRNTIGQIAHNAEVNCKTGLGDVLASFHGGFEIRVKPGAPGIGTVEKISTDKISIIMICFSPISTNKFIKERLSQINGLGGKMVNRLLESKDYQHFQDMSLEFAKYVDVMTPRMQKIVDELTQNNIKCGIALFGETIFSMIPKENEDKVLEILQKYSEGVIINSELDDIGARVLNN; encoded by the coding sequence ATGGAGGGAACAGCATTTTGTCCTGCACACATTACAGGTTTCTTCAAGGCTCATTTAGAGAACAACCAAAACAATTTAGAAAATCTGGGCTCGATGGGGGCAGGTTTTTCAATCAAACAAGGAGTCACGACAAAAGTACGAATTGATGAGAGAAATAATCAAGAATCAAACTTTAGAATTACAACAAAGGGGTATCAATCTGACAAAACGGATGTCTCAGAATTTGTATTAAATGAATTTCTAAAGATTGGTAATTTTGAGGACAAGTTCTTTGATATTGAACATGAAATTTCAATTCCAGTAGGATATGGTTTAGGTTCTAGTAGTGCTGTTGCATTATCATTATCATTTGCATTAGATCAAGCACTTGAAACAAAATTAGATAGAAATACAATTGGACAAATTGCACATAATGCAGAAGTAAATTGTAAAACAGGATTAGGAGATGTTTTAGCTTCATTTCATGGAGGATTTGAAATTCGTGTAAAACCAGGAGCACCAGGAATTGGAACAGTTGAAAAGATTTCTACAGATAAAATTTCAATTATCATGATTTGTTTCTCACCAATTTCAACTAACAAATTCATCAAAGAAAGACTTTCTCAAATTAATGGACTTGGTGGAAAAATGGTTAACAGGTTATTAGAATCAAAAGATTATCAACACTTTCAAGATATGTCACTGGAATTTGCAAAATATGTAGATGTAATGACACCTAGAATGCAAAAAATAGTTGATGAATTGACTCAAAATAATATCAAGTGTGGAATTGCACTTTTTGGTGAAACAATTTTCTCGATGATTCCAAAAGAAAATGAGGATAAGGTTTTAGAAATTTTACAAAAATATTCTGAGGGAGTAATAATAAATTCAGAGTTGGATGATATTGGAGCAAGGGTTCTAAATAATTAA
- the panB gene encoding 3-methyl-2-oxobutanoate hydroxymethyltransferase: protein MHKSVQDIINMKKEKKKISVITGYDYTLASLCDKAGIDVLLVGDSAGMVMLGYENTIPVTMDQMCMFTEAVSRARNNALLVADLPFMSYQASIEDAINNSGRLVKAGADAVKLEGGSIMAETISAIVDVGIPVMGHIGLQPQTTMLSQGYKVQGRTQDSAMRLIQDAKELEEAGVFSIALEMVSHEVAQIISETVSVPIIGIGSGVNCDGQVLVVQDLLGMYDKIKPKFAKRYMNLSEDIVKSLEDYKKDVESSTFPAEENWFSMDPEELKKLREQIGR, encoded by the coding sequence TTGCATAAATCAGTACAAGATATCATAAATATGAAAAAAGAAAAAAAGAAAATCTCTGTAATTACAGGTTATGACTATACATTAGCATCATTATGTGACAAAGCAGGAATTGATGTCTTACTAGTTGGAGATAGTGCAGGAATGGTAATGCTTGGTTATGAAAATACAATTCCTGTAACAATGGATCAGATGTGTATGTTTACTGAAGCAGTTAGCAGAGCACGAAATAATGCATTACTTGTTGCAGATTTACCATTTATGTCATATCAAGCAAGTATAGAAGATGCAATTAACAATTCAGGTAGACTAGTCAAAGCAGGAGCTGATGCAGTTAAACTAGAAGGAGGTTCAATTATGGCTGAAACAATTAGTGCAATCGTTGATGTTGGAATTCCTGTAATGGGACATATTGGATTACAACCTCAAACAACAATGCTTTCACAAGGTTACAAAGTACAAGGAAGAACACAAGATTCTGCAATGAGACTAATCCAAGATGCAAAAGAATTAGAAGAAGCAGGAGTGTTTAGTATAGCTTTAGAAATGGTAAGTCATGAGGTTGCACAAATAATTTCTGAAACAGTTAGTGTTCCAATAATAGGAATTGGTTCAGGAGTAAATTGTGATGGGCAAGTACTAGTGGTTCAGGATTTACTTGGAATGTATGACAAGATAAAACCAAAATTTGCAAAAAGATACATGAATCTCTCTGAAGACATTGTAAAATCCCTTGAAGATTACAAAAAGGATGTAGAATCAAGTACATTTCCTGCAGAAGAAAATTGGTTTTCAATGGATCCTGAAGAACTGAAAAAATTACGTGAGCAAATTGGCAGATAA